In one Aeromicrobium erythreum genomic region, the following are encoded:
- the der gene encoding ribosome biogenesis GTPase Der — protein MSESTAPRGDAPLPVLAVIGRPNVGKSTLVNRIIGRREAVVEDVPGVTRDRVPYDAEWNGKAFTVVDTGGWDPDARGLAERIAAQAEVAVQAADAVLFVVDATVGITDADEAVVRILRAAKKPVVLAANKVDDQRGELEAASLWNLGLGEPYPVSALHGRGSGDMLDAVLAALPDAPEERESEIGGPRRVAIVGKPNVGKSSLLNQLAGEYRVVVDDASGTTVDPVDELVELGGREWRFIDTAGIRRRVREASGHEYYASLRTSTAIERAEVAVVIVDASMPFTEQDIRIVSSVAETGRALVVAFNKWDKVDEERRYYLEREIERELVQVQWAPRINIAARTGWHVDRLVRALDAALEGWETRIGTGALNSFLGRLVAEHPHPVRGGKQAKILFGTQASTAPPTFILFTSGKLEAGYVRFVERRLREEFGFVGTPIHIQQRPREKRKR, from the coding sequence ATGTCTGAGTCCACCGCGCCGCGCGGCGACGCGCCCCTGCCCGTCCTGGCGGTCATCGGACGGCCCAACGTCGGCAAGTCGACGCTCGTCAACCGCATCATCGGCCGCCGCGAGGCCGTCGTCGAGGACGTCCCCGGCGTCACCCGCGATCGCGTGCCCTACGACGCGGAGTGGAACGGCAAGGCCTTCACCGTGGTCGACACGGGCGGCTGGGACCCCGACGCCCGCGGGCTCGCGGAGCGGATCGCCGCGCAGGCCGAGGTGGCCGTGCAGGCCGCCGACGCCGTCCTGTTCGTCGTCGACGCCACGGTCGGCATCACCGACGCCGACGAGGCGGTCGTGCGGATCCTGCGCGCGGCGAAGAAGCCCGTGGTCCTGGCAGCGAACAAGGTCGACGACCAGCGGGGCGAGCTCGAGGCGGCGTCGCTCTGGAACCTGGGGCTCGGCGAGCCGTACCCCGTCTCCGCGCTGCACGGTCGCGGCAGCGGCGACATGCTCGACGCCGTCCTCGCCGCGCTGCCCGACGCGCCCGAGGAGCGGGAGTCCGAGATCGGCGGTCCGCGCCGGGTCGCCATCGTCGGCAAGCCCAACGTGGGCAAGTCGAGCCTGCTGAACCAGCTCGCGGGGGAGTACCGGGTCGTCGTCGACGACGCGTCCGGCACGACCGTCGACCCCGTCGACGAGCTGGTGGAGCTCGGTGGACGCGAGTGGCGGTTCATCGACACCGCCGGCATCCGCCGCCGGGTCCGCGAGGCGTCGGGGCACGAGTACTACGCGAGCCTGCGCACGTCGACGGCGATCGAGCGCGCCGAGGTCGCCGTCGTCATCGTCGACGCGAGCATGCCGTTCACCGAGCAGGACATCCGCATCGTCTCCTCGGTCGCCGAGACCGGCCGCGCCCTCGTCGTCGCGTTCAACAAGTGGGACAAGGTCGACGAGGAGCGCCGCTACTACCTGGAGCGCGAGATCGAGCGCGAGCTCGTGCAGGTGCAGTGGGCCCCGCGCATCAACATCGCCGCCCGCACCGGCTGGCACGTCGACCGGCTCGTGCGCGCGCTCGACGCCGCCCTCGAGGGCTGGGAGACGCGCATCGGCACCGGGGCGCTGAACTCCTTCCTCGGGCGGCTCGTCGCCGAGCACCCCCACCCCGTGCGGGGCGGCAAGCAGGCCAAGATCCTCTTCGGCACGCAGGCCTCGACCGCTCCGCCGACGTTCATCCTCTTCACGTCGGGGAAGCTGGAGGCGGGCTACGTGCGCTTCGTCGAGCGTCGGCTGCGCGAGGAGTTCGGCTTCGTCGGCACGCCGATCCACATCCAGCAGCGTCCGCGCGAGAAGCGCAAGCGCTGA
- a CDS encoding lysophospholipid acyltransferase family protein, whose product MTEPLVGAGAPAYAPRALPEAGLRSLRPVVRRSVHRQWDVRQRGAHHVPVAGPVILASNHVGWLDGPLLILCAPRHAHALVKREAFEGRTARVLRLAGQIPVRREERDVGALRTAAGALAAGQCVVVYPEGQRGAGDVRRTKDGVAWLAMVSGAPVVPVALFGTRAPGGHPESRPARGARIDVVYGEPLRIAPVPWPRTRAHVAEVGRRITDHLRHHVEWAADTGHLQLPGPLPEGTADV is encoded by the coding sequence GTGACCGAGCCCCTGGTCGGCGCCGGCGCCCCGGCGTACGCGCCGCGTGCCCTGCCGGAGGCGGGACTGCGGTCGCTGCGCCCGGTCGTGCGCCGCTCCGTCCACCGGCAGTGGGACGTGCGCCAGCGCGGCGCGCACCACGTGCCCGTCGCGGGCCCGGTCATCCTCGCCAGCAACCACGTGGGGTGGCTCGACGGCCCGCTGCTCATCCTGTGCGCCCCGCGCCACGCGCACGCACTCGTCAAGCGGGAGGCCTTCGAGGGTCGCACCGCCCGGGTCCTGCGCCTCGCCGGCCAGATCCCGGTGCGGCGCGAGGAGCGCGACGTCGGCGCCCTGCGCACGGCGGCCGGTGCGCTCGCGGCCGGCCAGTGCGTCGTCGTGTACCCGGAGGGCCAGCGCGGCGCGGGTGACGTGCGCCGGACCAAGGACGGCGTCGCGTGGCTCGCGATGGTCTCCGGCGCGCCCGTCGTGCCGGTGGCGCTGTTCGGCACGCGGGCGCCGGGCGGGCACCCGGAGAGCAGGCCCGCGCGGGGCGCGCGGATCGACGTCGTCTACGGTGAACCCTTACGGATCGCGCCCGTTCCGTGGCCCCGCACCCGGGCCCACGTGGCCGAGGTCGGGCGCCGGATCACCGATCACCTGCGGCACCACGTCGAGTGGGCCGCGGACACCGGGCACCTGCAGCTGCCCGGCCCCCTGCCCGAAGGAACTGCCGATGTCTGA
- the cmk gene encoding (d)CMP kinase: protein MSTPFVVAVDGPSGSGKSSTARGVATRLSLAYLDTGAMYRAVTWALLQRGTDLGDPAAIARDAVDLRLESGTDPQAPTIAVDGADVSEAVRGDDVNAHVSPVAAVPEVRSMLVDQQRAIIAEATGGIVVEGRDIGSTVAPDAPVKVFLVADAQARAARRAAERGGADEAATAASLAARDAIDSTRATSPLTRADGAVQIDGTHLTLDEVVDAVVQLVEEARTT, encoded by the coding sequence GTGAGCACCCCCTTCGTCGTCGCCGTCGACGGTCCGTCCGGATCGGGCAAGTCCAGCACCGCACGGGGCGTGGCAACGCGCCTGTCGCTGGCCTACCTCGACACGGGCGCGATGTACCGCGCGGTCACGTGGGCGCTGCTGCAGCGTGGCACCGACCTCGGCGACCCCGCCGCCATCGCGCGTGACGCGGTCGACCTGCGGCTGGAGTCGGGTACCGACCCGCAGGCGCCCACCATCGCCGTCGACGGCGCCGACGTCTCCGAGGCCGTCCGCGGCGACGACGTGAACGCCCACGTGAGCCCGGTGGCGGCAGTGCCTGAGGTGCGCAGCATGCTCGTCGACCAGCAGCGCGCGATCATCGCCGAGGCCACGGGCGGCATCGTCGTGGAGGGTCGCGACATCGGGTCGACGGTGGCTCCCGACGCCCCGGTGAAGGTGTTCCTCGTCGCCGACGCTCAGGCGCGTGCCGCACGTCGGGCGGCGGAGCGAGGTGGGGCCGACGAGGCCGCGACCGCCGCGTCGCTGGCCGCCCGCGACGCCATCGACTCCACCCGCGCCACGTCGCCGCTGACGCGTGCCGACGGCGCCGTGCAGATCGACGGCACCCATCTCACGCTCGACGAGGTCGTCGACGCGGTGGTGCAGCTGGTCGAGGAGGCCCGGACGACGTGA
- a CDS encoding prephenate dehydrogenase — translation MTSLPPTLVVGCGLIGTSVALALREHGIDVHLRDRDPEHVAAAVERGAGSAEPVHDPALVVVAVPPRATAAAVREALETYPAAVVTDVASVKGSVARDVAGGAGLDRYVGSHPMAGSERSGPLAASARLFEGRPWVITPAAGATDAAVRLVEEVAVMLGAVPTVMDADTHDRAVALVSHVPQVLSTLTAARLVDAPPAHLALAGQGLRDVTRVAGSDPALWRDIITTNAEEIGAVLTAVRDDLDTLIDALRDRDVVGGVLEAGRVGTRAIPGKHGGEPVELVVVNVQVPDTPGALSRLFAHVGESGVNIEDLRIDHELGRPVGLVEIAVAADRADELVARLTERAWSAYR, via the coding sequence ATGACGTCGCTGCCCCCGACCCTCGTCGTCGGGTGCGGCCTCATCGGCACCTCCGTGGCGCTCGCGCTGCGCGAGCACGGCATCGACGTCCACCTGCGCGACCGCGACCCCGAGCACGTCGCCGCCGCGGTCGAGCGGGGCGCGGGCAGCGCCGAGCCGGTGCACGACCCGGCGCTCGTCGTCGTCGCGGTCCCCCCACGGGCCACCGCCGCCGCGGTGCGGGAGGCGCTCGAGACCTACCCCGCCGCCGTCGTCACCGACGTGGCGAGCGTCAAGGGCAGCGTCGCGCGCGACGTCGCCGGGGGAGCCGGCCTCGACCGCTACGTGGGCAGCCACCCGATGGCCGGGAGCGAGCGCTCCGGACCGCTGGCGGCCTCGGCGCGGCTGTTCGAGGGACGACCCTGGGTCATCACGCCCGCGGCCGGCGCCACCGACGCCGCCGTGCGGCTGGTCGAGGAGGTCGCCGTGATGCTGGGCGCCGTGCCGACCGTCATGGACGCCGACACGCACGACCGTGCCGTCGCGCTCGTGTCGCACGTGCCGCAGGTGCTGTCGACGCTGACCGCCGCGCGTCTCGTGGACGCGCCGCCCGCGCACCTCGCCCTGGCGGGCCAGGGGCTGCGCGACGTCACCCGCGTCGCCGGCAGCGACCCCGCGCTCTGGCGCGACATCATCACCACGAACGCCGAGGAGATCGGCGCCGTGCTCACGGCCGTCCGCGACGACCTCGACACCCTGATCGACGCGCTCCGCGACCGCGACGTGGTCGGCGGCGTGCTCGAGGCCGGTCGCGTCGGCACCCGGGCCATCCCCGGCAAGCACGGCGGCGAGCCCGTCGAGCTGGTCGTCGTCAACGTGCAGGTGCCCGACACCCCCGGGGCGCTGTCGCGCCTGTTCGCCCACGTGGGCGAGTCGGGCGTCAACATCGAGGACCTGCGCATCGACCACGAGCTCGGTCGCCCGGTGGGACTCGTCGAGATCGCGGTCGCCGCCGACCGTGCCGACGAGCTCGTCGCCCGGCTCACCGAACGCGCGTGGTCCGCCTACCGTTGA
- a CDS encoding pseudouridine synthase, producing the protein MSEAEGIRLQKVLAQAGVGSRRRCEELMATGRVEVNGEVVTQMGIRVDPHTDLVRVDGRRIPPPSDHAYLVLNKPRGVVSSMADEQGRRDLTEFVAGRDERLFHVGRLDTDTSGLLLLTNDGDLAHRLAHPSYEFTKTYVALVDGAVGDAVGRRLRDGIELEDGPAAVDRFVVKDRSRGRSLVELDLHMGRNRIVRRMLAAVGHPVVELTRTTFGPIHLGSLGVGRSRELTREELGDLFDSVSP; encoded by the coding sequence GTGAGCGAGGCCGAGGGCATCCGCCTGCAGAAGGTGCTTGCGCAGGCCGGGGTCGGCAGCCGCCGCCGCTGCGAGGAGCTCATGGCGACCGGCCGGGTCGAGGTCAACGGCGAGGTCGTCACCCAGATGGGCATCCGGGTCGACCCGCACACCGATCTCGTGCGGGTCGACGGTCGGCGCATCCCGCCGCCGTCGGACCACGCCTACCTCGTGCTCAACAAGCCGCGCGGCGTCGTCTCGTCGATGGCCGACGAGCAGGGCCGCCGCGACCTGACGGAGTTCGTGGCCGGACGCGACGAACGCCTGTTCCACGTGGGTCGCCTCGACACCGACACCTCGGGCCTGCTGCTGCTCACCAACGACGGCGACCTCGCCCACCGGTTGGCGCACCCGTCGTACGAGTTCACCAAGACCTACGTCGCCCTCGTCGACGGCGCGGTCGGCGACGCGGTGGGGCGGCGGCTGCGCGACGGCATCGAGCTCGAGGACGGCCCGGCCGCCGTCGACCGCTTCGTCGTGAAGGACCGTTCCCGTGGTCGCTCGCTGGTCGAGCTCGACCTGCACATGGGGCGCAACCGGATCGTGCGACGCATGCTCGCCGCCGTCGGCCACCCGGTCGTGGAGCTGACGCGCACGACGTTCGGACCGATCCACCTCGGGAGTCTCGGGGTGGGACGCTCGCGCGAGCTGACCCGCGAGGAGCTGGGGGACCTGTTCGATAGCGTGTCCCCATGA
- the scpB gene encoding SMC-Scp complex subunit ScpB: MPDATPDASTAEAPVDETVQLAEQGGQPTDGSLRGPHELELELLALRPALEAVLMVADQPLDHLTLAQAVGHPPVEVQAALSELAAEYDEQGRGFELRHVGGGWRYFTREAFAPAVERFVLDGQQARLTQAALETLAVVAYRQPVSRSRISAIRGVNVDGVVRTLVTRGLLEEAGTDPESGAHLYRTSSYFLERMGLASLAELPDIAPMLPDIEDMEDDLVPPSGSDDATAEVADGLDTDDADSSTPGSSTPDSSSPDATEGEGTS; encoded by the coding sequence ATGCCTGACGCCACGCCCGACGCGAGCACCGCCGAGGCGCCCGTCGACGAGACGGTGCAGCTCGCGGAGCAGGGGGGGCAGCCCACGGACGGGTCGCTGCGCGGCCCGCACGAGCTGGAGCTCGAGCTGCTCGCGCTGCGTCCGGCGCTGGAGGCGGTGCTGATGGTCGCCGACCAGCCCCTCGACCACCTGACCCTCGCGCAGGCGGTGGGACACCCGCCCGTGGAGGTGCAGGCCGCGCTCTCCGAGCTGGCAGCCGAGTACGACGAGCAGGGACGCGGCTTCGAGCTGCGCCACGTCGGCGGCGGCTGGCGCTACTTCACGCGCGAGGCCTTCGCGCCGGCCGTCGAGCGGTTCGTGCTCGACGGCCAGCAGGCCCGGCTCACCCAGGCGGCGCTCGAGACGCTCGCCGTCGTCGCGTACCGCCAGCCCGTGAGCCGCTCGCGGATCTCGGCGATCCGCGGTGTCAACGTCGACGGCGTGGTGCGCACGCTGGTCACGCGCGGGCTCCTGGAGGAGGCCGGCACCGACCCCGAGAGCGGGGCGCACCTGTACCGGACCAGCAGCTACTTCCTCGAGCGGATGGGGCTCGCGTCGCTCGCGGAGCTCCCCGACATCGCGCCGATGCTGCCGGACATCGAGGACATGGAGGACGACCTCGTGCCCCCGAGCGGCTCCGACGATGCGACAGCGGAGGTCGCCGACGGGCTCGACACCGACGACGCAGACTCGTCCACCCCAGGCTCGTCCACGCCAGACTCGTCCAGCCCGGACGCGACCGAGGGGGAGGGGACCTCGTGA
- a CDS encoding segregation and condensation protein A, with translation MSLSADTAQAPEADGFRVDVGVFDGPFDLLLSLISKHQLDITEVALSTVTTEFIAYVRELGGDLEQTTQFLVVAATLLDLKTARLLPQADVEDEEDLALLEARDLLFARLMQYRAFKQVASLLADRLATEGKRYPRQVGLEPRFAALLPEVVFSIGPDELAALAARALQPRPEPVLSLAHLHAPTVSVREQAHLVVDRLRRERTTTFRALTADADLMTTVARFLALLELFREGVVGFDQASPLGDLHLRWTGGDDDVDIDVGDEFDGHTADDGITPALTIPEDDDA, from the coding sequence ATGAGCCTGTCGGCCGACACCGCGCAGGCCCCGGAGGCGGACGGCTTCCGCGTCGACGTCGGGGTCTTCGACGGGCCCTTCGACCTCCTGCTGTCGCTCATCTCCAAGCACCAGCTCGACATCACCGAGGTCGCGCTGTCGACCGTGACGACGGAGTTCATCGCCTACGTCCGCGAGCTCGGGGGCGACCTGGAGCAGACGACGCAGTTCCTCGTCGTCGCCGCCACGCTGCTCGACCTCAAGACGGCGCGGCTGCTGCCGCAGGCCGACGTCGAGGACGAGGAGGACCTCGCCCTGCTGGAGGCGCGCGACCTGCTGTTCGCCCGGCTCATGCAGTACCGCGCCTTCAAGCAAGTGGCGAGCTTGCTCGCCGACCGGCTGGCGACCGAGGGCAAGCGCTACCCCCGCCAGGTCGGGCTCGAGCCGCGGTTCGCCGCGCTGCTGCCCGAGGTGGTCTTCTCGATCGGGCCCGACGAACTCGCGGCGCTCGCCGCGCGGGCCCTGCAGCCGAGGCCCGAGCCCGTGCTGTCGCTGGCCCACCTGCACGCCCCGACCGTGAGCGTGCGGGAGCAGGCGCACCTCGTCGTCGACCGGCTGCGCCGCGAGCGCACCACCACCTTCCGCGCGCTGACCGCCGACGCGGACCTCATGACGACCGTGGCGCGCTTCCTGGCCCTGCTCGAGCTGTTCCGGGAGGGCGTCGTCGGCTTCGACCAGGCCAGCCCGCTCGGCGACCTGCACCTGCGCTGGACCGGCGGTGACGACGACGTCGACATCGACGTCGGCGACGAGTTCGACGGTCACACCGCCGACGACGGGATCACCCCCGCCCTGACCATCCCGGAGGACGACGATGCCTGA
- a CDS encoding ParA family protein, with protein sequence MSDELGPTGRPAPDFPEPSPRQGGRPAQIIAMCNQKGGVGKTTTTINLGAALVEAGRRVLLLDFDPQGSLTVGLGFNAHDLEQSIYHVLMDRELTLKDIVLETSVPGLDLVPANIDLSAAEMRLVTEVGREQVLARALHPVLHDYDVVLIDCQPSLGLLTVNALTAADGVIIPLECEYFALRGVALLKETIEKVRDRTNFDLRIIGLLGTMYDGRTLHGREVLQTLVQGWGDLVFHTVIRRTVKFSDATVAGVPITEYAASSPGADAYRQLAREVLHRCPDA encoded by the coding sequence ATGAGCGACGAACTCGGACCCACCGGACGCCCCGCGCCCGACTTCCCCGAGCCGTCACCGCGCCAGGGCGGCCGACCCGCGCAGATCATCGCGATGTGCAACCAGAAGGGTGGCGTCGGCAAGACGACGACCACCATCAACCTGGGTGCGGCGCTGGTCGAGGCCGGACGTCGTGTGCTGCTGCTCGACTTCGACCCGCAGGGCTCGCTGACGGTCGGGCTGGGCTTCAACGCCCACGACCTCGAGCAGTCGATCTACCACGTGCTGATGGACCGCGAGCTGACGCTCAAGGACATCGTCCTCGAGACGTCGGTGCCCGGGCTCGACCTCGTGCCCGCCAACATCGACCTCTCCGCCGCCGAGATGCGTCTCGTGACCGAGGTGGGTCGCGAGCAGGTGCTCGCCCGCGCGCTGCACCCGGTCCTGCACGACTACGATGTCGTGCTGATCGACTGTCAGCCGTCGCTGGGCCTGCTCACCGTGAACGCCCTGACGGCGGCCGACGGCGTGATCATCCCGCTGGAGTGCGAGTACTTCGCGCTGCGCGGCGTGGCGCTGCTCAAGGAGACGATCGAGAAGGTCCGCGACCGCACCAACTTCGACCTGCGCATCATCGGCCTGCTCGGCACCATGTACGACGGCCGCACGCTGCACGGTCGCGAGGTGCTGCAGACGCTCGTGCAGGGCTGGGGCGACCTCGTCTTCCACACCGTCATCCGACGCACCGTCAAGTTCTCCGACGCGACGGTCGCCGGCGTGCCGATCACCGAGTACGCCGCCAGCTCACCGGGTGCCGACGCCTACCGCCAGCTCGCCCGGGAGGTGCTGCACCGATGCCCCGACGCGTGA
- the xerD gene encoding site-specific tyrosine recombinase XerD, with the protein MSDAGDLDRAVQDYLGHLGVERGLAANTLGSYRRDLRRYREHLHGAGVHDVADVAETDVLAFLAALRTGDEEHAPLGASSAARAVVAVRGFHKFCLREQLVATDVTAAVKPPRPASRLPKALPLDQVEAILEAAGAAGTSLAKRDRALLEVLYGTGARISEAVGLDVDDLDLDEGTALLRGKGGKQRIVPVGSYAAAALGDYLTVARPGLVSATGRGGAALFLNARGGRLSRQSAWTVLSRAARAAGVDADVSPHTLRHSFATHLLDGGADVRVVQELLGHASVTTTQIYTLVTVDRLREVYATSHPRAVD; encoded by the coding sequence ATGAGCGACGCCGGCGACCTCGACCGCGCCGTCCAGGACTACCTGGGCCACCTCGGCGTGGAGCGGGGTCTCGCCGCGAACACGCTCGGCAGCTACCGGCGCGACCTGCGCCGCTACCGCGAGCACCTGCACGGTGCCGGCGTCCACGACGTGGCCGACGTGGCCGAGACCGACGTGCTGGCCTTCCTCGCCGCGCTGCGTACCGGCGACGAGGAGCACGCCCCCCTCGGTGCCTCGAGCGCCGCCCGGGCGGTCGTCGCGGTGCGGGGGTTCCACAAGTTCTGCCTGCGCGAGCAGCTCGTCGCGACCGACGTGACGGCGGCCGTGAAGCCGCCCCGGCCCGCCTCACGGCTGCCGAAGGCGCTGCCGCTCGACCAGGTCGAGGCGATCCTCGAGGCGGCCGGCGCGGCAGGGACGAGCCTGGCCAAGCGCGATCGAGCGCTGCTGGAGGTGCTGTATGGCACGGGGGCGCGCATCTCCGAGGCCGTCGGTCTCGACGTCGACGACCTCGACCTGGACGAGGGCACCGCCCTGCTGCGCGGCAAGGGCGGCAAGCAGCGCATCGTGCCGGTGGGCTCGTACGCGGCGGCCGCGCTGGGCGACTACCTGACCGTCGCGCGACCCGGGCTCGTGTCGGCCACCGGACGCGGCGGTGCGGCGCTGTTCCTGAACGCGCGCGGGGGTCGGCTGAGCCGCCAGAGCGCGTGGACGGTGCTGTCGCGCGCCGCGCGCGCAGCCGGCGTCGACGCGGACGTCTCGCCGCACACCCTGCGGCACAGCTTCGCGACCCACCTCCTCGACGGCGGGGCCGACGTCCGCGTCGTGCAGGAGCTGCTCGGGCACGCCTCGGTCACGACGACGCAGATCTACACGCTGGTGACGGTCGACCGGCTGCGCGAGGTCTACGCGACGTCGCACCCTCGCGCCGTCGACTGA
- a CDS encoding NUDIX domain-containing protein: MSPHPTLPGVLVDEVADRDESWPVASHEQVFTSGYLDVEVDAIVDPRGDEHRRVVVRPQGAVGVLALDEDDRLLLVVQYRHPVGARLVELPAGTLDVAGEEPQEAAARELAEEADVVAADWAPLLSIVSSGGYSSEVCQVFRATGLRPVPEDERTERHAEEADMEQWWVPFESVVDAVLDGRVRDATMCAAVLAEAARRARG, encoded by the coding sequence GTGAGCCCGCACCCCACGCTGCCGGGCGTCCTGGTCGACGAGGTCGCCGACCGGGACGAGTCCTGGCCCGTCGCGTCCCACGAGCAGGTCTTCACCAGCGGCTACCTCGACGTCGAGGTCGACGCGATCGTCGACCCGCGCGGCGACGAGCACCGACGCGTCGTGGTGCGCCCGCAGGGTGCCGTCGGCGTGCTCGCGCTGGACGAGGACGACCGGCTGCTCCTCGTCGTGCAGTACCGGCACCCGGTCGGAGCACGCCTGGTCGAGCTGCCCGCGGGCACGCTCGACGTCGCGGGGGAGGAGCCGCAGGAGGCCGCCGCGCGCGAGCTGGCCGAGGAGGCCGACGTCGTCGCGGCCGACTGGGCGCCGCTGCTGTCGATCGTCTCGAGCGGCGGCTACTCCAGCGAGGTGTGCCAGGTCTTCCGCGCGACGGGTCTGCGCCCGGTCCCCGAGGACGAGCGCACCGAGCGCCACGCCGAGGAAGCCGACATGGAGCAGTGGTGGGTCCCCTTCGAGTCCGTCGTCGACGCCGTGCTCGACGGGCGGGTCCGCGACGCGACGATGTGCGCCGCGGTGCTCGCTGAGGCGGCCCGCCGCGCCCGCGGCTGA
- a CDS encoding CTP synthase encodes MQGSAVTKHVFVTGGVASSLGKGLTASSLGRLLKSRGLRVTMQKLDPYLNVDPGTMNPFQHGEVFVTDDGAETDLDIGHYERFLDEDLVGRANVTTGQVYSDVIARERRGDYLGDTVQVIPHITNEIKDRMLSMGGPDVDVVIHEIGGTVGDIESQPFLESARQVRHEIGRGHVFFLHVSLVPYIGPSGELKTKPTQHSVAALRSIGIQPDAIVCRSDREIPESVKRKISLMCDVDTEAVVTASDAASIYDIPKVVHREGLDAYVVRRLDLPFRDVDWTEWDALLRRVHQPADEVTIALVGKYVDLPDAYLSVAEALRAGGFANDTKVHLRWVPSDECATESGAARHLADVDGICVPGGFGIRGIEGKVGALQHARTRGIPTLGLCLGLQCMVIEHARHVAGIPGASSTEFDPDASDPVIATMAEQHAFVEGAGDLGGTMRLGLYEAALAPGSVVAGVYGSDKVEERHRHRYEVNNGYRDRLEAAGLVFSGTSPDGTLVEFVELPADVHPFYVATQAHPELRSRPTRPHPLFAGLVKAALKRQRETRLPVEVPVPGADVVEGADAPTS; translated from the coding sequence TTGCAGGGCAGCGCCGTCACCAAGCACGTCTTCGTCACCGGAGGCGTCGCCTCCTCCCTCGGCAAGGGGCTCACCGCCTCCTCGCTCGGCCGGCTGCTGAAGTCCCGGGGACTGCGGGTCACGATGCAGAAGCTCGACCCGTACCTCAACGTCGACCCCGGCACCATGAACCCGTTCCAGCACGGCGAGGTCTTCGTCACCGACGACGGCGCCGAGACCGACCTCGACATCGGCCACTACGAGCGCTTCCTCGACGAGGACCTCGTGGGGCGCGCCAACGTGACCACCGGCCAGGTGTACTCCGACGTGATCGCGCGCGAGCGTCGCGGCGACTACCTGGGCGACACCGTCCAGGTGATCCCGCACATCACCAACGAGATCAAGGACCGGATGCTCTCGATGGGCGGGCCCGACGTCGACGTCGTCATCCACGAGATCGGCGGCACGGTCGGCGACATCGAGAGCCAGCCGTTCCTGGAGTCGGCGCGCCAGGTGCGCCACGAGATCGGCCGGGGGCACGTGTTCTTCCTGCACGTCTCGCTCGTGCCCTACATCGGCCCGTCCGGTGAGCTGAAGACGAAGCCCACGCAGCACTCGGTCGCCGCGCTGCGCTCGATCGGCATCCAGCCCGACGCGATCGTCTGCCGCTCCGACCGCGAGATCCCCGAGTCGGTCAAGCGCAAGATCTCGTTGATGTGCGACGTCGACACCGAGGCCGTCGTCACCGCCAGCGACGCCGCGTCGATCTACGACATCCCGAAGGTCGTGCACCGCGAGGGCCTCGACGCCTACGTCGTGCGCCGCCTCGACCTGCCGTTCCGCGACGTCGACTGGACCGAGTGGGACGCCCTGCTGCGGCGCGTGCACCAGCCGGCCGACGAGGTCACCATCGCGCTCGTCGGCAAGTACGTCGACCTGCCCGACGCCTACCTCTCCGTGGCCGAGGCCCTGCGCGCCGGCGGCTTCGCGAACGACACCAAGGTCCACCTGCGGTGGGTGCCCTCCGACGAGTGCGCCACCGAGTCGGGGGCAGCGCGCCACCTGGCCGACGTCGACGGCATCTGCGTGCCGGGCGGCTTCGGCATCCGGGGCATCGAGGGCAAGGTCGGCGCCCTGCAGCACGCCCGCACGCGGGGCATCCCGACGCTCGGCCTCTGCCTGGGCCTGCAGTGCATGGTCATCGAGCACGCCCGCCACGTCGCCGGCATCCCGGGCGCGAGCTCGACCGAGTTCGACCCCGACGCGAGCGACCCCGTGATCGCGACGATGGCCGAGCAGCACGCGTTCGTCGAGGGTGCGGGCGACCTGGGCGGCACCATGCGCCTCGGCCTCTACGAGGCCGCGCTGGCCCCGGGCAGCGTCGTCGCCGGCGTGTACGGATCCGACAAGGTCGAGGAGCGGCACCGTCACCGCTACGAGGTGAACAACGGCTACCGCGACCGCCTCGAGGCGGCAGGGCTCGTGTTCAGCGGCACCTCGCCCGACGGGACGCTCGTGGAGTTCGTCGAGCTGCCCGCCGACGTGCACCCGTTCTACGTGGCCACGCAGGCCCACCCGGAGCTGCGCTCGCGGCCGACGCGCCCGCACCCGCTGTTCGCCGGACTGGTCAAGGCTGCGCTCAAGCGTCAGCGCGAGACGCGTCTGCCGGTGGAGGTGCCGGTGCCCGGTGCCGACGTGGTCGAGGGCGCCGACGCGCCGACGTCGTGA